One window of the Leptospira inadai serovar Lyme str. 10 genome contains the following:
- a CDS encoding NHL repeat-containing protein — protein GSTTATKVFGQPDFNSGSGDGTKGNGTNSDWNFWGIRAGDAGDVYITDYYNNRILYYPSGSSFATRIYGAGNESNLCSTVNASSICYPTDVVVDSNGGLYAVDFANSRVLYYPSGSTTATRVYGQPDFTSSGPNNGGITASSLNKPKGIALDSQGGLYVADKFNNRVLYYPPGSTTATRVYGKGGDFTSGAFGTSPTLLSLPEGIALDSSGGMYVADTGNNRTLYFPPITVTK, from the coding sequence CCGGAAGTACCACGGCCACGAAAGTGTTCGGACAACCGGATTTTAATTCCGGGAGCGGCGACGGCACCAAGGGAAACGGGACCAACTCGGATTGGAACTTTTGGGGAATCAGGGCAGGCGACGCCGGCGACGTTTACATTACGGATTATTACAATAATCGAATCCTCTATTATCCCTCGGGTAGTAGTTTCGCGACGCGGATCTACGGGGCAGGCAATGAAAGTAACTTGTGTAGCACCGTCAACGCTTCCTCCATCTGTTATCCGACTGACGTAGTAGTCGACTCGAATGGCGGTTTGTATGCCGTGGACTTTGCAAACAGTAGAGTCTTATATTATCCTTCGGGAAGCACAACTGCCACCAGGGTTTATGGTCAACCGGACTTTACATCCAGCGGCCCAAATAACGGCGGAATCACCGCAAGTTCATTGAATAAACCGAAGGGCATCGCCTTGGACTCTCAAGGCGGTCTCTATGTAGCGGATAAATTCAATAATCGTGTTTTGTATTATCCGCCCGGAAGTACTACCGCAACGAGAGTCTATGGCAAGGGCGGGGATTTTACTTCCGGCGCTTTTGGAACCAGCCCTACTCTCTTGAGCCTGCCTGAGGGCATTGCACTGGATTCCTCCGGAGGAATGTACGTTGCAGATACGGGAAATAATCGCACTCTTTATTTTCCACCGATTACGGTTACTAAGTAA